The nucleotide window CGCCGTGGATGGTGAGGTCGCCGGCGACGCGCACGTTCTCGGCGTCGACGGGCTCGACCGTCGTGCTGGTGAAGGTGATCTCGGGGTAGGTCACGACGTCGAAGAAGTCGGCGCTCTTGAGGTGCGCATCGCGATCGGCTTCGTGCGTGTCGATGCTGGCGGCCTTGATGTTCACGTTGACGGTCGAGTCGGCGAGGTTCTCCGGATTGAGCTTCAGCTCGCCGGCCCAATCCTCGAAGGTGCCGTTGACGCGTGCGATGACCATGTGACGGATGCGGAAGCTGACGGTCGAGTGCGAGCGGTCGATGTTCCAGGTTGTTGCAGCCATGATGGTGCTCCTTCGTTTCTCGTGCGACCCATGGGGGTCGCACCTCCCTGACGGTTTCCTTTTGCCCAGAACGCTTACTTCTGGTAAGGTGCTAACCGAAAGGTACAACCGTCACTTACGAATGTCAAGTAGGTTACTCATGGTAAGTAATCGCACCAAACCAGAGCCAATTGATCTGCAGGTCTGCACCGTGTTTCACGGGGCGATCGAACTCATCGGCCGGCGTTGGACCGGCGCGATCGTCTCGGTGATGCTCAAGGGCGCCACGCGCTTCTGCGAAATCCGCGAGGCGATACCGGGCATCAGTGACCGGCTTCTGACCGAGCGGCTCAAGGAGCTCGAGGACAACGAGATCATCGCGCGCGAAGTCACCAGCGAGCGTCCGCTTCAGGTCACCTACCACCTCACCGAGAAGGGTCGCGCACTTGGACCCGTCCTCGACTCGGTCACCGACTGGGCGGGTGCGTGGTCTGGCGGACACGGCGCGGAGTAGAAACGGCGAGCAGGGGGACTCGATGGCGATACTGAGCAA belongs to Coriobacteriia bacterium and includes:
- a CDS encoding YceI family protein, translating into MAATTWNIDRSHSTVSFRIRHMVIARVNGTFEDWAGELKLNPENLADSTVNVNIKAASIDTHEADRDAHLKSADFFDVVTYPEITFTSTTVEPVDAENVRVAGDLTIHGVTRPVVLAAEFGGRVVDPWGNDRIGFTATTKIDRKEFGLT
- a CDS encoding winged helix-turn-helix transcriptional regulator, translating into MVSNRTKPEPIDLQVCTVFHGAIELIGRRWTGAIVSVMLKGATRFCEIREAIPGISDRLLTERLKELEDNEIIAREVTSERPLQVTYHLTEKGRALGPVLDSVTDWAGAWSGGHGAE